A window of the Eriocheir sinensis breed Jianghai 21 unplaced genomic scaffold, ASM2467909v1 Scaffold145, whole genome shotgun sequence genome harbors these coding sequences:
- the LOC126990104 gene encoding uncharacterized protein LOC126990104, translated as MDLAGCVSASQRRVPSATAPKTSAKLGNVSLVIGHKSRQVAKVDVAVPHQDVIVSSHAVQRVTALPHGTDPKDVPIHSRDVATPAKSLDTAPSVPWWAILAGLLLLLLLLLTLLPWKVSGSCTGEPRWSHGFGVAC; from the exons ATGGACCTTGCTGGGTGTGTGAGTGCCTCCCAAAGAAGAGTTCCCAGCGCCACGGCTCCCAAGACCTCTGCCAAGCTGGGCAATGTCAGTCTGGTCATTGGACACAAGTCGCGGCAGGTGGCAAAAGTGGACGTGGCTG TGCCCCATCAGGACGTCATTGTCTCCAGTCATGCGGTCCAGCGAGTCACCGCTCTACCGCACGGCACTGACCCCAAGGACGTCCCG ATCCACAGCAGGGACGTGGCCACCCCTGCCAAGTCCCTGGACACAGCCCCAAGTGTTCCCTGGTGGGCCATACTCgctgggctcctcctcctcctcctcctcctcctcaccctgctgccgtggaag gtGTCGGGTTCCTGCACAGGTGAACCAAGATGGAGTCATGGCTTTGGGGTGGCTTGCTaa